In Syntrophorhabdus sp., a genomic segment contains:
- a CDS encoding sensor domain-containing diguanylate cyclase, translating to MKDRTGNLLTDRSYRRLLDSLYEGVYLVDRDRTIVYWNDAAEQMTGYKRSEVVGKHCWDGLLMHVDNRGTSLCTDRCLLHEAMELKKSMEGKVFFHHRDGHEVPVTVRTTPILGDRGSVLGAAQIFSDNSSTEDLGRKIRELERMALLDPLTRLGNRRYGQMNLSGKLRELKRYGWPFGVLFIDIDKFKTVNDTYGHEAGDRVLRLVAATIRNGLRSSDVVVRWGGEEFVAIVASLDEEKLRHVGEKLRALVERSSISLEKETKSITISIGATLARKKDSAAAIIKRADALMYQSKKQGRNRLSI from the coding sequence ATGAAAGACCGGACGGGCAACCTGTTGACCGACAGGTCTTACCGAAGGCTCCTCGACAGCCTTTACGAGGGTGTCTATCTCGTCGACAGGGACCGCACCATCGTCTACTGGAACGATGCGGCCGAGCAAATGACCGGGTACAAACGCAGTGAGGTTGTCGGAAAACACTGCTGGGACGGCCTTCTCATGCACGTGGATAACCGCGGCACCAGTCTCTGCACGGATCGATGTCTTCTCCACGAGGCGATGGAGTTGAAGAAGAGCATGGAGGGGAAGGTCTTCTTCCATCATCGTGACGGCCATGAGGTTCCCGTCACAGTGCGGACAACACCCATACTGGGTGACCGCGGCAGCGTGCTCGGCGCCGCTCAGATATTCAGCGACAATTCGTCCACCGAGGACCTGGGGCGCAAGATCCGCGAGCTTGAGCGGATGGCGCTCCTCGATCCGCTCACGAGACTTGGGAACAGACGGTACGGTCAGATGAACCTTTCGGGGAAGCTCAGGGAACTCAAGCGCTACGGCTGGCCTTTCGGGGTCCTCTTCATCGATATCGACAAGTTCAAGACCGTCAACGACACGTACGGTCATGAGGCCGGGGACCGGGTTCTACGCCTTGTGGCGGCCACCATACGCAATGGCCTCAGGTCGTCGGACGTGGTCGTGAGGTGGGGAGGCGAGGAATTCGTTGCCATAGTCGCGAGCCTGGACGAAGAGAAGCTGCGTCACGTGGGAGAGAAGCTCCGGGCCCTTGTCGAGAGATCGTCCATCTCCCTCGAGAAGGAGACGAAGAGCATCACCATATCCATCGGCGCCACCCTTGCCCGGAAGAAAGACTCCGCCGCCGCCATCATAAAAAGGGCCGACGCCCTCATGTACCAGAGCAAAAAGCAAGGCCGAAACAGGCTGTCCATCTAA